From one Conexibacter woesei Iso977N genomic stretch:
- a CDS encoding ROK family transcriptional regulator — MAADEQMRPGRPRLLRAINERAVLERLRAGGAASRTELAAATGVSKPTVGQALANLERAGLVRPAGQRVGERGRSALLYELDPTAAYVAGVDVGRSWVRVAVADLTGAIVGRRDERNRARSAGALVERVRSLAHDVVGEAGIAWGDVVHTVVGSPGVLDPETGRLRYAPNLPGWGRAGLVDELRAALTASLSIDNDTNLAALGERAYGLGRETPDFVYLSVGTGVGMGIVVGGELHRGARGAAGEVGFLPLAGGGLGRSGSASRGGALEEAAAASGLVRTARDLGMTGTVTAERIFSLAAAGDALALEAVRHEATRLAVVVAAVAAIIDPNLVILGGGIGANANLLLPHLEAAVESLTPLRPPIALSTLGTDAILLGALSTALTTAHDLVFTERAGDGR, encoded by the coding sequence ATGGCGGCCGACGAGCAGATGCGACCTGGGCGTCCGCGGTTGCTGCGGGCGATCAACGAGCGCGCGGTGCTGGAGCGGCTGCGGGCCGGGGGTGCCGCGTCGCGGACGGAGCTGGCGGCGGCGACCGGCGTCTCGAAGCCGACCGTCGGGCAGGCGCTGGCGAACCTCGAGCGCGCCGGGCTGGTCCGGCCGGCCGGGCAGCGGGTGGGGGAGCGCGGGCGCAGTGCGTTGTTGTACGAGTTGGATCCGACGGCGGCGTACGTCGCGGGCGTGGACGTCGGGCGGTCGTGGGTCCGGGTGGCGGTCGCCGACCTGACGGGCGCGATCGTCGGGCGGCGCGACGAGCGCAACCGGGCGCGCAGCGCGGGCGCGCTGGTGGAGCGCGTCCGGTCGCTTGCGCACGATGTTGTAGGAGAAGCTGGCATCGCGTGGGGCGACGTCGTGCACACCGTCGTCGGCTCGCCGGGCGTGCTGGACCCGGAGACCGGCCGCCTGCGCTACGCGCCGAACCTGCCGGGCTGGGGCCGCGCCGGACTGGTCGACGAGCTGCGCGCCGCGCTGACCGCGTCGCTGTCGATCGACAACGACACCAACTTGGCCGCCCTCGGCGAGCGCGCGTACGGGCTGGGGCGCGAGACGCCGGACTTCGTGTACCTGTCGGTCGGGACCGGCGTCGGCATGGGCATCGTGGTCGGCGGCGAGCTGCACCGCGGGGCGCGCGGGGCCGCCGGCGAGGTCGGCTTCCTGCCGCTGGCCGGTGGCGGGCTCGGCCGGTCCGGATCGGCCTCCCGCGGCGGCGCGCTGGAGGAGGCGGCAGCCGCATCGGGCCTCGTCCGCACGGCGCGCGACCTCGGCATGACCGGCACGGTCACCGCCGAGCGCATCTTCTCCCTGGCCGCGGCCGGCGACGCGCTGGCCCTCGAAGCGGTGAGGCACGAGGCCACCCGCCTCGCCGTCGTCGTGGCCGCCGTCGCCGCGATCATCGACCCCAACCTGGTCATCCTCGGCGGGGGCATCGGCGCCAACGCCAACCTCCTCCTGCCACACCTCGAAGCCGCCGTCGAGAGCCTCACCCCCCTCCGCCCGCCCATCGCTCTCTCAACCCTGGGCACCGACGCCATCCTCCTCGGCGCCCTCTCGACCGCCCTCACCACCGCCCACGACCTCGTCTTCACCGAACGCGCCGGCGACGGCCGCTGA